tataaaaaaaaccgcttttctgtcatttacaccatgtgatgcagaatgctACACAATAGTATAAACAACttaaatgtgtttattttttgagatagcgccttttggcttaggagggcagtattgTACAGTACAACCCTCCCTTCcttaaaaatatcttaattgtCACCACTTTTTTCTTTAGGATTGGTAGGTTTATGATCATCAGCATTTGATTTGATCCCACTATCATTTTGCGAACCAGATGCATCGTCGTTTTCATCTTTAACCGCATCTTCTACAGGGTTAGAATCTGTGTGATCATCTGTAGTATTACCTTTATCGCTACTTGTTAAGCTGTCTCTGATACTCATCAAATACATATCCATTTCATCATAGGTACGGTCCTCGCTTGTATCTTGGTAGCGTAGACTGTCCCGGGTAATGTGTGCCGTTTCATAACTTGGTTCTACATCTTCTAGAAGCCTTCGTGGCACAGGGAagaagtcttcttcttcttcatcatctTCTATTACAATTTCAAGTTCAGGACTAAacaacttcacacataccaatCCGCAAGTGAAAAATACTGTGAGTAGggcctgaaataaaaatatatattgtaagATATAGCTTGTTAGGTACTTGAATTACAGTTTTGTAATCTTAAGTGGTACCTGTACAGTAAAAAGGAGGCTAAAACAAGCCacaatgacacgagatgtttagccacccgagcagagcgagggtgggtGTATAGTTTGAGTCTCATTTATGGTGGTTTAGTCTCGCTTTAAACACACTACTTTTTACTTTGAATGTGAGGAAATAAACgacgttctgttcaaaattacaatattacttttgaAAAACGTACGCTTAATAcgacttataaaaaaattatcaaaaaatttttttacatgctttttagcgttccgtagccaaaatggcaaaaacggaacccttattcgtttcgccatgtctgtttgtctgcctgtctgtggctttgctcagggactatcaatgctagaatgctgtaattttgcacaaattgtatatgtaaagtatgccgataaaatagaacaaaaaaattaaaaaaaattgttttttgagtacctcccatggacgtaaagtgggggtgattttctttttctcatccgaccttgtagtgtggagtattgttggataggtgttttaaaTTCAGATTTTCGACTCagtaatttttttgcaaaatattcaactttaaagtacaaattttcattaaaatcgatcgtccccccctctaaagtcTTAATCGGTGggttgaaaaatttgaaaaaaatcaggatgctAGTAAgtaatatatcaaacttacaaggaaaactataacggttctcttgagaattattagtagtttaagagtaaatagcagcctaagttataaaatatacctaaacttggaatattccgtcccaaatacgaaatccttagaaaaatattacttatttttttcgttatggctacggaaccctatttcgggcgtgtccgacacgctcttggccgtttttttttaatttcttttttttgtaaagtgacaCTGATTAAATGCtcgcatatttagccaacaatttcaaaattgaaaactattttagaACTAATAATTgtactatgcataataaaatgaatttatccttaatataattgaacatattcatattcgtaatcattaattgtgtttcacgaaataaaattgttttttttttgcacggttgtcattttgaggttatttccacgtcCTAAAAATTGTCTATAGACACACTGAGAAATAACGATCATCCTCCATTCGCAAACaccgtgattggctgtttaggggtttccaacgtaaatttaaaaaaaaactttaatccctagagattaatgaggagcttcagtcccgatatgcagagactaaagtaattaacattttaagagcatgagaagtgaaaacattTTCACCTACTCCatcatacataatttattttattgaatcaggcgttactttacttttaatatAATGCCAACCAGACGAAGAGTAAGTATATTACAGTAGATATTTAACTGATGTTTTCAAAACAAAGTTTGTACGGTCAACTACTTTAATCCCTAACCCGCCACgcaaccatttcacagtaaacgtcgtagtgacatcgcattaattaacaaggaaaatcgtaatgaatTTCCCTTTGAAAAAGTTTCCAATGTGATTAATGAATTatgtccttgactgtacgtatttCTTTGGGGTTTTGAAATTTGCATCGCGTTTAATTAGCTATACCAGGCTTGCGTAATAGCTTTTGCAAAACAACACCCTAAATTCAAAATGT
The sequence above is a segment of the Choristoneura fumiferana chromosome 9, NRCan_CFum_1, whole genome shotgun sequence genome. Coding sequences within it:
- the LOC141431457 gene encoding uncharacterized protein — its product is MVWIIIFNGILLVALLTVFFTCGLVCVKLFSPELEIVIEDDEEEEDFFPVPRRLLEDVEPSYETAHITRDSLRYQDTSEDRTYDEMDMYLMSIRDSLTSSDKGNTTDDHTDSNPVEDAVKDENDDASGSQNDSGIKSNADDHKPTNPKEKSGDN